The following are from one region of the Nicotiana tomentosiformis chromosome 7, ASM39032v3, whole genome shotgun sequence genome:
- the LOC138895952 gene encoding uncharacterized protein: protein MIPTPIDTPPTQPAHGGGHPVCGCPRGGGQARCYAFPRRNAIVASDAIITCIVSVFHRDVAMLFDPSSTYSFMSSYLASCMDMLCGYLDALMHVSTSIGDSIMVDRVYRSCVITICGFETRVDFSIVRYSGFWLNRWLRRDVLAFVRDVSADTPIVESISVVREFSYVFPADLPSMPPDKDIDFSIDLAPGTQLISITPYRMSPDELKELKE from the exons ATGATTCCTACACCGATTGAtacaccacccactcagccagctcaTGGTGGAGGTCATCCAGTATGTGGctgtcctagagggggaggtcaggccagatgTTATGCATTTCCTAGGAGGAACGCCATTGTTGCTTCTGATGCTATTATTACGTGTATTGTTTCTGTATTCCATAGAGATGTTGCGATGTTGTTTGATcctagttctacttattcatTTATGTCATCATACCTTGCTTCTTGTATGGATATGCTATGTGGTTATCTTGATGCTCTTATGCATGTGTCTACATCTATTGGTGACTCTATTATGGTGGATCGAGTCTATCGGTCATGTGTGATCACTATTTGTGGTTTTGAGACGAGGGTGGACTTTTCTATTGTtagatatagtggattttg gctcaacagatggttgagaagggatgtcttAGCTTTTGTCAGAGATGTTAGTGCTGACACTCCTATTGTTGAGTCAATTTCAGTAGTGAGGGAGTTTTCGTatgtgtttccagcagacctaccAAGTATGCCACCTGATAAGGATATTGATTTCAGCATTGATTTGGCACCAGGCACTCAGCTAATTTCTATTACACCGTATCGCATGTCTCCagatgagttgaaggaattgaaggagtag